The sequence ATAATTACAACCATTTCAGTTGACAATCGAGTCCAAATGATGTCATCACCAGTCCACCTACTTCCACGATAACCATTGCTTCATGAATAACAACAACACCAACTTCTAATTGAACTCGATCTCtgcaaaaaagaaaatatgaagttacATAAAACAGAGTAATCTCAGGAAAAACAGAGTAATCTTAGCAATATAAAACAGAGTAACATAAAACAGGGCAATCTCATAAAACTGGTAATCTCATAGAACATAGTAATCATGAACATAGTTATCGTAAAACAGAGTAGTCTCATAAAGCAGAATTGGTTCCGCGGGTTAGAGTTGGAAGTGCAAGATCTGGAGTTGGCTTGCAGAGATGTTGTAATGTGCAGCTTCAGTTGGTGATGTGACGCTGTTGCTGCCGTAATGAGATGTTGCTGCTTGATTGCAGTCGCTGAAATGGTGGAGCTCTATATTGCAGCTCAGTTGCATGCATGGATAACTGCCAAGGATTGAATGCAATGGCCTGGGTTGTGCTGAACCTGCAACTAtcagatgtatgtttaggaattGAACCAACTGGAGAGTGGTAAGACAAGTTGGTGTGCAGTGAGTTTGAGTTGCAGTTGCTGTAATGGGAACTGATGCCATGAGTTCAATGTCTTTGAAGAGATAGTGCTACTAGTCGATGTTGAGAAGCTAGAATGAGGCTCAAATGAGGTGCTGGTAGATGTATGAGCAGAGAATGAGATGCAGTTGAGATGGAGCTGAAATAGCAGGCATAGGCATCCAGGTGCAGGTTGAGCTGAAACGGAATATAATGGAGCAACAAAGAATGAAGTATGAGCTGCGTAGAAGTATGTTGGCCTGAGATTTTCAAATGGGTACAGGTTGATGGGATCACAGGTGGATTCCGCAAGATAATAAGGATAACATTAGttcaaaaccataaaacaaaaaaaagttgtaGATAATAAGGATAACAGTAGTTCAAAAAATGACAGTAAGTATCCATATATCTCAACAGACAAACAACCCAGCAAACAAGAACCTTATTAATGGATAAAAGGGCCAGTTTACCATTACATGAGCTCAAACACTCAACAGATAGTGCTCCATAACAACAATGAGCAATATAAACATACATAAACCAGTTTGAACATGATGAAACCAGCTCAACCCAATCTAAAACATGATGAAATCATTTTCATCCTAGTTTCAACATGGGGGAAACCTAACTCAACCCAATCtaaaactggatgaaaccagtttcatctaagattaaacatgggtgaaaccaaattcaatccaCTGTTGaattagatgaaactggtttcatccaagttcaaacatggatgaaaacaaaattttattcaatctaagaaaggatgaaattggtttcctcCTATTTTAATCTTGTACGGAAACAAATTTCAATTTAACTCAATTTAAAacgggatgaaaccagtttcatcctagtgtgAATGTGGATGGAACCAAATTCAGTTTCATCCTAATCATTAGAATGAAACCCAgtttagtataggatgaaacccagtttcatccttgtttacaaTGACTGATACCTAATTCAAAGATCATAGATTCATCCTACCTatggatgaaaccggtttcatcctagtttaaaatgggtcAAAGCAAATTCAAAccaatttagtataggatgaaaaCCAGTTGCATggtagtttaaaatgggtgaaaccaaattcaacccaatttagtataggatgaaacccaTTTTCGCCATGTATGTTCAACTAAATCTAGCACAAgataaaaccagtttcatctaattAAGATGAACGAATTTGAAATCAAAACACAATTAAGGTCAAGAAACTTACCAATTTGAGCATAGTCTTCATCCTTACCAATTGGACAAAAACAGAGTACTCTGCAATCTCAACAAAAAACAGAGTAACACCCTAATTTGGGAAATTGCAGAGTACCAATTTCTTATCTTCTGAAATCGAattaacataaaaccctaatttgagaaatttaatcAAATTACGGAAACCCATTttgatggtggtgttgctggtatcTATGATGGTGTTGTTGGATAAAGTTGATGATGTCGATGGTGGTGTTGGTGATTTGTggaggatatggagatggtagaggTGCATGATGATGCTACTGGTTTTGATATTGGAGACGGTGTAGAAAGAAGACGAAGACGATGATACTTGTTTGTTTGGTAATGGAGATGATGGAAAACGAGAAAGATGAGGTGCAGAAGTGATGGAAAACGAGAGCTTTCTCTGGCTTTTTTTTAGATCTGGTTATGTTTCAGGAAACGGAGAAGACGAGAAGAAGATATCCCTTTGACGGTTTCAAAAGGATAGTAACGTAAACTCCTCATTTTAAAGATTCCTTTGTCCATTTGGCCCAGGCTAAATCCTaactgtccatttgacccagaaaaTGTGCacttttggctatatagcccattttcagTTGCATTAAATAGGTTCTAATGAACTCAAATTTGATGGGGCAAAGCATATTTTAAACATGTCAATTTTTTATACGTCATGGATTGGGAAAATTAATTTACATGgcattaaaagaaataaaaacaacatAAACCACGAATGCAAAATTAAAATCCCTTCTCTTCTAACTTCAAATCATCATCTAAATCTTCTTGGGACAACTCACTACTACGGTTCTTATTGGCGGGTTCGGACGCCGGTCCTGGAACTTGGACATTACTTGCTGTTGataaagaattggactccttggATCCCTTTCTTCTTTCCTTTGATGTTGCAGCAACACCAACTGTAGATGGTGATTCCTTGAGTTTCTTTTTCCGAGATGACTTTGGAATGGAAGGTGCGTCGAGTCCCTCGTTACTACTACTAGAGTGGTCCTTGCTTTTCtttgttgttgatgattttttCTGTTCCGTTAAATCTAAACTGTGGCCACGTCGTGATGACTTCTTTGGTACCTCCAGTTCTTGAGTTTCAGAACTGTTCAGCGTTACGGAAGTTGAGTGTCGGCGGTTCCTCGATGGCTTTGCCACTTCAGACATGTCTTGTGTTGATTGAGGAAGGTCTGTACCTTCTTGGCTCAAATCTTCATGTAAAACATATACAAAGATTTCAGATATAGTAGGAAAATCGCCGGAAGAATATTCAGCAAGTGAGATATATAAATGAATTTACCTTGAGAAGCATTTTTGGCTTTGGACTTGGTATTGGCTTCtcctttcttattctttgccTTGGATGCACTCTCGGAAGCTTCTGATTTTTTTCCATTCATCTGCATTGTCATTCAAAAACTTGGTAAAGTTACACACTTAAAACGAAATGCGCAATTCAAGAAACCATGCATGGAACGTAGTATTGCATTCTTGCATAATTTAGGTAACTTACCCAGCTCGGATTAGCTACAGCCGGACCCTCGACTCCTATATGAGCTACATGTTGTACGTCTGTCGGACATCCTATTTGcatctcttcctcctcctcttcctcgtaATCATTTTCTTCAAatagaaacaaagaaagaaaaaaaaatgtatttttttcttctttttgaaaaaaaaaatgaaaagaaaatgaaaatccgACTTACCAAATATCTGCGAAATGTATCTTAAGCCTTTTAAGATTCCCTTCATTTTAATTCGTCGTGCTCATGCATTAGGTTGTCCGGCAAGAATCTTTCTGCTGCACAAAGTAGCATCCGTGAGGAGGCGCATCTTGTTGTTATGCTCGTCAGGCTTTTGATGCTGAtcagaaatcgaaacaaaaacaaataTTGTTGATTCGTAAATCATTTTTGCTAGGTTGACAGCTAAATCACAACAACTTTGACAAAACCGAAAAACTACATCTTAAACTTTGAAAGAAGAGTTTTACCTTTCAAAAGCGGATTTGCATTATGAAACCCTCGATCATTCGAGGCACCGAATCGTTAATATTACCAATCGAGACGATATAATAGTATGATTATAGGACAGAAACATTCATCTTCACAGAAAAAAAGACGAGCCAAATATTTCGTCTTCTGACAACGATTTTCTTTATTTGTTGTGGAACAAGATGCAAAAGAGAATGATGGTAGACAAACAAAACTAGCTTAAAGGGAAAAAGTTTCAGAAGCAACAATTTTTATTTGTTAAGACtgaaaattttcagaattttttaCCAGAAAAGTTAAAGATATTGGAATTGAGGAAAAATAACGTCTGGCTCGGAAATTTGAGATGTCAAATTTAACAGCTAAAATAGAGGATGAGTTTTTACCAAGTCTGCTGAAAAACCGCGGGAAGGAATGGAGAAAAACTCAGAAGCTAGAATCATGCCTATGCCTAGTTTAAACGAAATtagaacacaaaattggtcaattaacccaaggGTTCGCGAGTTATAACCACAAAGGTGTTACTATCCattcacaaaaaacccatcaaaacaaaagtaacacgaaaaccccatcaaaacaaaagtaacacaaaaatccccaaaaaattgatgaaaccaattttcaaatttagggtttttgtatcaatttttaagaaTTTGGGgttttatatcaattttgtttaagatggaattttaatggatcccaacatttgaatggggtttttgtaccacaagtttggtcagtttgggtttttatgactagttttgttaacCCAATAatgacaattcctgggtgaaaaagacgtctaaaatttgatattgttcaaatggacgaaaatgtaaaaatagccgggatgtaaacagtttctttctatccattttcaaatactttttcttatttttaatttacatcaggatgcatccagtttcatcctcgctcttttttaagtttaagacaggataaatccagtttcattcttgctatttttttggtgtcaatttcacccatactaacttTTACTCGTCCATAGAACCATGTTTTAcaattttttggacaaatgacccattttccgaattaAATTTATGTTTTAAGGTTTAGTAATGAAAATAAAATGCTAGGCACACACCACCTCTTTATACCGCTTATCTCACTTTCCAAAATCTGACAACTTACAGGTGCGTATTCATGCACATTTTTTTTTATACTAAAAGAAATTTGTTAATcagtttcttttgatttttattaTAGGGAAAGCTAAAAAGTTTACGGGGAAAGCTGATTTCGGTCAAACGGAATTGATTAAGGAGTAACttgggaagaaataaaaaaatctcaATAATCTTCCGTCTTGAACCAATCCTGTGTTCAATGTTCCTCTTCCTCTCGCGCACACTCTTTTTCTCTCTTATGGATTCACGATCAAACTCCTCCATGAATTGATTGTTCTTCTCTTATAATCCGATCTTTCTCAAATATATTGAAACAAAGGCCAATTCTATGATCAATACCCATTTGGATCAGGATGCAATTTGTTTGAAGGGATCAAGATGCAATTAAACCATTAAAGTACCGGAATAAATATGCTATGATCTTATAATCAAAATCAATCACTATTAGTTTTATTCCCTATAAACTTGATTTGtaaacaatatttttttattacctGATCATATCATCGTAGAAATATGGCCACACATACATAGACGGTGGACAAAATTTGATGATTGACAATGATTTTCCACTCTATAACAACCTTCGTATCCATATGCGCCTAGCATTCTTTTTTGGTACCCCTTTAGCTTCTACTTGAATCCCATTTGAGGTTTTAGCTTTTTTGAAGTAAATCAGTGATTTACACAATCTAAAATAAGaatttttgaaaacaaagaaaattgtGTGCCGGGAAAATGATTATATATAGACTATAGAGAATGTTAAAATGTGTATGGCGGAAGATAAATCGTATCAATCCGGGATGATTTAGAATCAAGGGGAAACTAAAGCATCAAGATTTTTTTGAAGCATCTACCAGATGGCAGATCATTGAGTTCTTAAAGTTTTTTTATTTCTACCCTAATTGTCCATAATCAACTTCGTTTGACCGGAAGTCAGCTTTCCCCATAAACATTCtagctttccctataacaaaaatctttCTTTTAAAGAGTACATAGCCGTCCTCAATCCATTTAACAATATCAGGAGGATAAACTGAGACATAAGAGAAACTATTTGCTTCAAGTCTAGCTTTTTTTTGCTAACTCATGAGCCACACTATTACTTAATCTATTGAATAACTTGCAAAACAAAATAACATTCTTTAAGAACTTGTTCTTGACTGATAAAATTAAATGATGATTGAACCAATGCACTTGTGGATCATTACTATGAATTGAGTTCACCAACTTTTCACAGTCAGTCTCAATGATCACTTTATTGAAACCATTCTCTTATATCCATTCAACAGCTTTGATTAGAGCTTTACATTCAAAATGTTCTGCTGCTACTTCAGCGTCCAATTCTTCCTCCGGATTGAAACCTTTTACTGCTAATGCTTGTCCTGCATAATCACTCACAATCAGTCCAATGCTACCTTTTCTTGTTTCATAAACATAAGAGGCATCAATATTGACTTTAATAAAACCTGCATCTGGTGGAAACCAAACCTTAGGAAGTATTCCTGTTCCTAGTAAAACTAGAAGAAGCATTAGCAAAATCACATTGTTTTATCAGGTTATTGATTCTTATGATAAAGTTGTGCATATTAGGTTGTACACCCTGAAAAATCAAGCTGCACCTGTCTTTCCAGATATACCATACTGTACACATAAGTATAAAAACATAGGAATTTGTCATATAACTAATATTGCTGCTTTCACCAGTATAATACCAGAGGATATTACCCAGTCCTGAAGGGAGGCAAAATTTTGAATAATACATGCAAAATCCACATTTAAAGCATTCCACAAAGATCTAGCATAAGTGCAATCTACAAGCAGATGACTAATAGTTTCAGTACTATAATTGCATAGGCTACAGTGAGAATCCACATCCGTTTTATAAACAACTAGTTTTCCCCTCACAGGTACAATATCTCTTAAGCATTTCCAAATAAAAAGTTACACTCTATGAGAAACTTTTGTCTGCCAAAGTTTTTTCCAAACCACTTTAGGTATATGATCATCATTGATAGCATTGTTAACATGGTTAGTACAAAGTGTATTATAAGCACTCTTCATTGAAAACTTACCTCTTCTGTCTGGTTTCCATATTAAATAATCCTCACATGTGTCAGGAACATTCATACTAAGAATGGCATTAGAAGTTTCTTCATCAAGATAACACTAACTAGTTGGTCATTCCAAATTCTAGTACCAGGAAAAAACAAATCACAGACAAAAGTGAGAGAAACAAGACTATAAAGACCCACAATTGGGACAGGTGGACTTAAAACCTATAATccagttatctagccaaattttaaTTTTCGTGCCACATTGAATAATCCACATGGTGTGTTGTTGCACAATCTCAATACCATAGAATATGATCCTCCATAACCAAGAACAATCATCTTTTAGTTTATTTAAGTGAAGTAAACTTCTATCTTTACCATACTTTATTCTAACAATCTGAATACAAAGAGAGTTTTCATCATTGCAAGCCCTCTAAGCTAGTTTAGTTAACAATGCACTATTAAGATGCTCCAGAATTCTAAAACCAAGACCCCCTCCCCCCAAAGCCTTAGGAGTTCTAGTTTGTTTCATCCTATCAAACAAAGGCCTTTATTATCACTATGTCCCCACCAAAAGTGTTTTTGGATAGAGTCCATTTGATCTAACATGGTTTTAGGAATCCTAAAACAACTCATTTGATAGGTTGGCAAGGCATTTAAAACATGTTTTACCATTGTTGTTCTAGCAAAATGATTCATAGTTTTACCCTTCTAAGTTTTCAGTCTAATGCCAAAAGATTGAATAAGTGGACTAAAAGCTTTAGTCTTATTTCTTCCTATTAACAAAGTTACAAAAAGATATTTATTTAtatctttcatttcaatcatattAAGCTCCTTAGAAAAGATCACTCTAACACTGGGGATTAATATTGTGACTAAAATAGACACTGGACTTATCTAGATTTAGCATCTGACTAGAAACACTACCAAAATACTCAAGTACACTCATAATGCCAGCTATATTATGCATGTCATCCTTAGTGAATATAAGgatatgataggtgtctaaaacaccttgatatttatctattgtttatgctttctttgcaaagttttcttgtaaaatatgtatgttatgattgtttttgagtaattaggtactttggagtcatttggaacaaaagaagaagaaacaacgcaaAAGTCTTATCTCATGTGCAACTGCTATTGGAGgcagattatttctcattatttgcttttatttcttcatatctgtctgaaaagcatgtcgtctttagtgatgcaaatatcgGTCTGAAAAACACgtctgctttagtgatgaagagaaattgaagagaataagtgggtctgagaagtaagaggcggctgctgctggtggaagaattcgaggaggaagaaagccttcatttggagcgaaaaggacAAAAAGATCAATTCACGGGCTTGGAGCTAGCAGCACACAAGTCTCAATTATGCCTCAAACAAGGATTGATGGAGCACCAAAAACGTTGGATCAGGGCAGCCACCTAACCCCATCCAATATACTCTAATCGAATCAGGTCGAGATTCAGTAAACACAAAGTTCTGTCTCGTTTCTTCTAACACAGACTTAGACGCTGTAATAAGGTTTCTCGCCGACGATCAGATTAGGTCACGATTTGAGTTCAAGATGGAGTTTAAGACACGTCTCAAGGCCGAGAAGATAGGGAATAATTGAGGTGTTGTTGATGTTCGAATTAATGATAGAGAAGCGAGAAAACACAGATGAATATGCAATGATGAAGTCGGTGATTATTAGTGATATTGCTGGGATTTTGAAGTCAAGAGGGAGATGGACATTGGGTACAAACCAATTGGCAGAAGATTGAACTGTTGCCGTTAAATATTGGTGGTGGATccgaaattgaagagaagatggGTTATTTGATTTGAAATCGAAATCAAGAAGAATTGAGGGTCTGCTGTCGAAATGAAGAGATGGGTGTTTCTGCTGGTATTGAAGATGAATCTGGTGATGATTTTTAGCAAGTTGCAGGGAAGCTGAGACAGATGCTGATGTGTGCTTATGAGTCATAGGTTGGCTTGACCTGAGACAGATGGTGTTGCAGGTGATGCAGGGAATTGTGGGTACAGGCAGTTGTAGTTGCAGGTGCTAGTAATGCAAGGAGTTACAGAGTGATGGATGAAGAATGTATGTACTGCAGGAATGGGTCTGTGATCGAGAACGAAGCTGCGGCTATAATCTATCATATGGTGATGTCTCGAAATCAATCTTCAGGTATAAGCAGTGATGTTGAATGTATTGAGCTGCAATTGAGTGCCTGAGATAGAACTGATGCTGTCAAAAATGGAATTGCGGAGAAGCGCGGTGACAGTGCAGTTGTGGAGGATTTTATGGGTTTTAAATGGAATTTGCTGTTGATTTGGTGTTGAAGTGATGGAAGTGGTTAAGGTTCTGCCTAGAACTGTTGCAGTATGCCAGAGAAGTGGTGGTTTTACAATGGTGCTGGTGGTGACTGaaattagatgtatgcttaggtctTGCAATGATGGCACAAACTGGAATTTGGTGGTTCTGCTGTGATGGAGTTGGTGGCGATATGCGTGGCTGCTGGAAGACAGATAAGAATAGGTTTGATGCGATGCTGGAAGCTGCAGAATGAAGTTAAAGCAGGATGCAACCATGGGTTGTAATGATTTTGATGCAGCAATGATTTTGATGCAGCCATGGATTGTAATGATTTTGATGCAGCCATGGGTTGTGCTGGTCAGGATGAGAACAATAGATAGAAAGGGACTGAAGCAGGTGCAAGTAAAGGCATGTGCAGTGGCAGAGTTGAAGCCAAAATGGAGATTGCAAATGTGAGATTGTTGTTGCTGAATTTAATGGAGCAGAGAAGCAACACTGAGCCTGAGTTTGAAAGGTTCACTGGAATTGGTTTGTGGCAGCCAGAAACAAGGAGTAGAAATGGGTGTTGGTGGAGCTATAGATTGCTACTGTTGCAGGACAAGAGTAGATTATATTGCAGTTGGAGATTGGTTGTGGTGTTGAGGCTATCGGGTTACTGTGTAGAACTGAAGGTTATTGCAATCGTAGAACGTGAAGCTGAGCTGCAGCTGTGTTGCAGAAGTTTGGAATTGCAGTCAAGAACAAGCAAGAAATGGAGGATTTGTGGGTGCAACTGAACTGTAATTTGCAGTGAGTGCTAATTGGTGATTTGTATGCAAAGCTACAGGACATGGGTTTTGGTCAGTTAGATGGAATGTATGATGCATTGTAGGGAGAGTTGGCTGAAGTTGAATTCTATTTGGATATTGTGCTGTCAGTTCCATGGGACTGACCGTTGAACCGAGTTAACTCATTGATCCAGTCAGCTGACTAGATGGACTTGGACCTGTTGGGCTTGACTTATGGGTTGTTTCAGGGACTGATTTTGAGCGTGAGCTTGGGTGACCCAGTTTTGGAAGAGGCAGAGAAATACATCAAGTATATAAAAGAGGGTTCTAATCTCTCTTAGGAGATCttatcttctcttctattttttgcctagggtttgaacatgatagttttattgcttcttcttgtgtatgaactccatggatatgattagataactctcttttggttaaggaataagttggagttccaaccatgatatttatgcaataaattagttttgtctccatattttgttgcttatgattcactattaatattgttatatgatttgaatgcatgtttagtcgagtcgcgaatcggttgaattagttttcatctctattgatagattagggttattatacgcaaaagtgataattcctgattgcaagtagcataattgtgagtattgcttgtagtgatacatcctagtagtcacaagtggatcataacctttgttaaaacggattagttcttttacacgttcgtttgcattgattagtcttatttcatagaacttagtgctcttacggagttaaacttaattgtgcttttacactttaggttgctttctaggtagaattcacattcgcatcttttaatgtgtttgttgatgacaagaggaaattagcgggatattcttgcgatcaaggtatcctaggaattttaaaaaattgagattaaatatcaattctagttattgttgaaaagcatgtttgtggatgaaaacgatatccttgaccaatcctttcacatatttgaattgtgtgttttatttctttgttttgcttttattttattttagtatatataaATCAGAAAATCCTCCAATTGTTATTATAGGAAACTGAAACATATTGGTAACccaaagcctctctgtgggaacgatcctttcttacccttgttatattatatattttgagtagtgagaaagtgtaattatttttgacgcctacgacaacaATCAAGATATCATCAGCAAACATAAGATGTGTAATACCCGGAGCATTCCTGGATGCTTTAACACCTGAAATTAAGTGGTTAGCCTCAGCATTTAAAAGTAATCTAGACAAGAGTTCCATACATAGAATGAAAAGACAGGGTGATAAAGGATCACCCTGTCTAAGATCCCTAGAACAAGAGTAACTTTGAGTAGGAGAGCCATTCAACAATACATAAATATTAGTAGTAGATATGCATTGATGAATAAAACCACGAAAttttccatcaaaaccaaattttctaagAACACCTAGAAGAAAAGACCATTCAATTCTATCAAAAGCCTTAGAAAGATCTAGTTTTAAAGCCATCGTTCCACTGTAACCCTCTTTATGCTTCATAATATGTATCatctcatgagaaataataatattgtcATGTATATCTCTACTAGAAACAAAAGCTGCTTGATAaggtgtgttagagcactgctcggtcgaattcgcatgcgttgctatctcaagcatttttgtcaatgttagtgatcaaacctataagttttga comes from Papaver somniferum cultivar HN1 chromosome 7, ASM357369v1, whole genome shotgun sequence and encodes:
- the LOC113300642 gene encoding CRIB domain-containing protein RIC7-like: MKGILKGLRYISQIFENDYEEEEEEEMQIGCPTDVQHVAHIGVEGPAVANPSWMNGKKSEASESASKAKNKKGEANTKSKAKNASQDLSQEGTDLPQSTQDMSEVAKPSRNRRHSTSVTLNSSETQELEVPKKSSRRGHSLDLTEQKKSSTTKKSKDHSSSSNEGLDAPSIPKSSRKKKLKESPSTVGVAATSKERRKGSKESNSLSTASNVQVPGPASEPANKNRSSELSQEDLDDDLKLEEKGF